The segment GTCAGGTACAGCCTCTTGCCGATATATTTTTCCTTCGCTTCCATAAAAAGATACGCTGCAGAAGGGTTCGACTTTAGATTCTTGTGCATTGATCGGTCTGCCATGATAAAAGCAACGGTTTTTTCATTAATAAAATGAGGCCTTGCATAAACGGCCATACCGACTTTACCCTTGGAATCCGATGTTGCAATGATTCCTCTCCCCTTTGTCTTTTCAAAATATTCGCTCAGTTTCACTTCCATTTCTCCTCCTTTTCTTTGTAAAGGTATCCGTAATTGTTTCATCTTTTGAAAACATCGGGTCAGATTGTTATGTCAGGAGCAAAGCATTTACCAGATAGCATGGTAAAGTTTGCTATATACAGGGAAATGCCTTGTTTTAACGAAATACAGAAAAAGTTGAATTTGCCCGATCTTTTGAAAAAAACTGAATTACAAGAATTATATCTGTATCATAATACCAGACATGTTTTACCTATCACAAGGAAAAAACTTTGCTATTCAAAAATCACCAAAAAAAACGGCAATAAGATAGTTTCAAGAAGATGTATTCCAAAAAAAATAAAACAGGCTTAACATCTGCCATATAGGTGTAACGATATAAAAATTAGTATCATCATTGGATGATAGTCCCTGACTGTTTGTTTAACTTGTATTAATGAAAGGAGAACGTTTTAATGAAACTGCGGTTGTTTTTATTCTGTACACTTATTTTTGTTTGTTATTATGAAGCAGATGCCAAAACAGTAGTCTTGCCGGAAATTGTAGTAGAAGGAAGACCCTGTTGCAGAAGATAAAGGCAGAATATCAATAGAGAGCGATGCATTGCCTTCCTCTGTACATATTATAACAAAGGATGACATTCAAAATATGCCGGTGCGGCATTATCTTGATTTATTCAGAAAAACACCTGCTATCATTACGAGCCATTATGGTCAGGGTGACATTGCTGATGGTTTTGGCATGAGGGGCTATGAAAGCGGGCACGGAAGCCAGATAGCGGTATATGTTGATGGTGTGCCGGTAAATGTTCCACACCACAGCCATTCACACGGTTTTGCCGATATCGGGTGGCTTGCACCGGAAATGATAGAACGGGTAGAGGTTATCAAAGGGCCGTTTTCTGCCTTATACGGAAACTTTGCCCTCGGTGGTGTTGTAAATATTATTACAAAGAAATCTGATACATCACATGCCATAAAAGGGGAGGCGGGTAATTACGGTTCCTACAGGGGCTCTCTGAAGATTTCAAATGCCGAATGGAAACCAATGCCGTTTCTCTTTCATGAGGGTTATGAAAGAGACGGGTATCGTGACAATTCTGATTATAAGCGGTATAATTTTTTTAATAAATTGACTGTACCATTATGGTACGGTCAACTAACTGCAAGGCTTCATGGTGTGAAAAGAGAGTGGGGCGCTCCCGGTTATCTCAATGTCAGTGATGTAAAAAGCGGCATACAAAAGAGGACCGATGCAATTAACAAAACAGACGGAGGAGACAGCGAATATTTCAACCTTGTGTTAAATTATTCATTAACAGAGGGGGAAGCCGGTTTCCACTCAACACTCTATGTTGCATCTGAAGATCATAACCGTTTTGCCACCTTTCCCCCATCTTCTCAAAGGCTGGAACATAACGAAAGACGATATGTTGGCTGGAATTTTCTCTATAACTATATTCCGGTAGATACCGTATCTGTTGTAGCCGGTATGGATGGCAGATATGACAACGGTAATCTGCGGCGGCATGATACCAGAGACAGAATAATTACTGCTACGACGCAGGATTGGCACATAAAGGAATTGAGTGTGGGATTGTTTTCCCAGGGGCAGTATGCACCGGCTGATTTTGCCAAGATAGTCGGAGGCATACGGTATGATCACTTTTTTTACGATGTTGAAAACAAAATCAGACCAGACAACTCAGGAACCGGCGATACTTCTATTGTGAGTCCAAAGATTGGCTTTGTTTTAACCCCGCCTGAGAATATTCATCTGTTTGCAAACAAGGGACTCGGCTTCCGGTCACCCGGCGTTGCTGAAATGTCTCCCCAAGACAGAGACTTCAGGAATTTTCGTTTAAAACCTGCACGGGTGGATACAGGGGATGTTGGTTTTGATACACGTTTTAAGGAGAATGAGACGTGAAAAAGAAAATAATGCTGTTTTGTATTTTTATGCTTGCCCTGCCACTTAAGGTATCGGCACATGATGTCTGGATGGAAAAAAAAGACGGATATCTTGTTGTTGAGTATGGCCATCCCGGAGAGACCGGATCATACGATGTTTCGAAAGTTAAAGAGGTTGAGGTATACGGGACCGATGGTAAAGTTATACAATCGGTGATCAAAAAAGATGGGTATCCGGTGATCATACAACCCAAAGGCAAAGCCGCCCTTGTCAGTCTGTTTTTCGACAACGGTTTCTGGATAAAGACAGGGGATGGATGGGAAAATAAGTCAAAAAAAGAACTACCAGGCACTGACGAATCATTTTCGTTTTATTCTTTAAAATACAGCAAGACATTGCTGGAATGGTGCAACAAGTTTTCAAAGCCTTTGGGAACAGATGATCTGGAACTGGTGCCATTGAAAAATCCGCTTACCGCAAAGGCCGGTGATATACTTCCTCTCAAAATATTTCTTTACGGTAAACCGGCAGAAGGGGTATTAATAAACACAGGTGGTTACCATAAGGACGATGTAAGGACGGATAAAAATGGCTTTGCAGAGATACAAATTGAAGAAACAGGGTTTCAGATCATTACTGCAAGTGTAAAGATACCCCTTGAGGATAATACAGATGCCGACATCTTATCATTATCAGCAAATATTACTTTTGAGGTACCGTAATGTTCCTGATAATTGTGAGAAATGGTACCGTTCCTCCGTACAGTAAGGGTGAAATGATTGTTCTGTCTTTGAGGTCTTTGTGAAAACTATGAATTCTCTCTTAGCATATCTATCAACTGTTTTGCATTAATAACCGACTTTCCGGCGTGGCAGTTATTGAACATTACAATGGTTTTGCTGACAGACCTTGCGATATTCTCTATATCCGGCAGAAAGGATTGCAATTCCTCTTTTGAATAAAGATAGTCATACCTTTCTGCTGCAGATGCCTGAAACCAGCGGGGATTTCTGCCGTGAAATCTGAAGTATCCAAGGTCTGTTGTCACCATTGGATTATATGGCATAAGGTTTTTGTATTTTGGTTCATCTACTGCACAGTATCCGATGTGGTTGTCTTTAAGAAAGGCGATGCTTTTTTGATTATGCCAGTTACCATTTCTGAATTCTACCACGAGCGGGAGATTTTTTAGTCTTTCTTGAAAAGTCCTGATATAGTTGTAGTTTTCCTCTGTTGTGTGGAAGCTATAAGGAAACTGTGCCAGGACGGCAAGCAGTCTGCCCTCTTTTTGCAGCGGCCCGATAGAATAGAGGAAACGTTCAAAAGCTTCTTTGTTATCAATAAATTTCCCGGTATTATTTTCCCGTATTTCATGGGTTAACGATTTATGTGCCTTGACTGTGAAATCAAAATCGGAGGATGTCTTTTTTATCATTCCTGCAAATGACTTTGGAGAAGGGATCGTATAATAGGTGGCATTTATTTCGGTTATTTTGAAGCCGAGGTGTTTCTCGTAATAGGAAAGCATGTCTCCTTTTTTGATACCGGGAGGGTAGACAGTACCAATCCAATCCTGGAACGAAAAACCCGATGTGCCTATTTTGATCATGATATTAATAAGAAGTTTATAGTCTTCACGGTGCAAAAGATAGTGCCGTTAATTAACCTTTAACAAAGGGAGATTTTATACCTGCTATTGCCCGTAAAACCGCTTAAATTAAATAAAAATTCCTAACCTGGGCGAGCCGAAAGTAAAAATATGGCAAGGCTTTAGCCTTGCCATATTTTTACTTTCGGCTCAAAAATACTTTTCATGCTAAAAGTATCAAAATAATTTTGGGGAGACACTATATGTTTAAATTAGGCCTTACGGCGATTAAAAAACACATTTTCCCTCCCTTGACGGGAGGGATTAAGGGAGGGTGATCACAGATTGTTCCTTTCACACCCACCTAACCTCCCTGCCTGTGCTGTGCGACAGCACGCAGACAGGCCCCATCGAGGGGGAGGAACTAACAGTTTGAAATTCCTTAACATTAATATTAAAATAGTTCCCCCAATTTCCGCGATTTCAGGGTAGCAGCTTCAACAGCGCCAATAAGTGCTGCCCTGAGTCCTCCTTCTTCCAGTTTGCTTATTCCTTCAATCGTTGTGCCGCCGGGCGAGGCGACATCATCCTTTATTTTTGCCGGATGTGACCCCATTTCCAACACCATTTTTGCCGTTCCGAAAACCGTTTGTGCTGCAAGTACCGTAGCAACATCCCTGGAAAGCCCCATCTTTACACCGCCGTCAGATAGCGCCTCGATGACCATACAGATGTATGCAGGGCCACTTCCGCTGAGTCCTGTGACGGCATCGAGGTACTTTTCATCCAGACGGAATACCTTACCTACCGCATGAAACAGACTGGTTACTAACTGTGCATCCGCATCGGTGGCATGACTACCGGACGAGAAGGCTGTGGCAGAGGCGCTTACCAGGCATGGAGTGTTTGGCATTACCCGGATTACCCTTGAGCCAGCCTGCAGCCTGGATTCAATAAAACGGATTGGTATGCCCGCTGCAATGGATATAACAAGATGCCGGTGAGTAATGGCATTTTTTACATCGTTCAGTACTTCATGCATTATTTGCGGTTTGACCGCCAATATAAGGATATCGGCAAATGAAGCGACATCTTTATTATTTTGAGTCGTGGTTACTCCGATGTTACTCCTGAGGAGGTTAAGCCGCCCTGCATCCACATCGCTCATCATAATATTTTTAACTTCACTGAGTCTGGCATTCATAATACCCTTACAAAGGGCTTCTCCCATCTTTCCTCCGCCAATAAATCCAATTTTTTCTTTGAGCATACTTACTCTGTCCTTTCACAGAAACGTATGAAACTGTCTGCCGTGTCGTTACCTTAAAAACAGGAGAATAGGGAAATTTTCCATCATGACAAACGAGGCGTTTCTTCTGCCATGTAATTTCCGCACGAATCCTTATCCTCCCTTTTCCGTATCCATGATTACCTGTACCTGGTCTAAAAATTCGGTGATGGTATTTGGGTCAAGCACTTCTATGAATATTTCCATCCTTCCTGATGTTGAATAAATCACCCCGCCGGTCCTTCTGGTAAACAGCCAGGCAAGGATCATTACAATGCCCGGAGCCGTGAAAAATAACGCCTCGTTTCCAATCCTTGAAAACCAGACAAGGTCAATTCCAGCGCCGAACAGACAAGCAATAATACCTGCAATAAAAAGCCATAATTTTTGGGTTGTAACCAGTCCCAATGAATCAATTCTGTTGAGTGGAATAAATTTAACCTCAGTTTTTTCTGTCCCGAGAAGTTCCTGATAAACCCGTTTATTTGTAAGGGTAACTACCGTGTTTTTTACCCTTAATTCAGTAATAGGTATTTCACCCTCAAGTTGTTTTACCGATAATGGCGGCATTGTCTTTCTTCCTTTTATTATCTTCTTATGATCTTCTCAAAATTGTTTTGAGACTTTTTTGTGTGTGAAATTGGAGTTTGGGAGCAGTCCTTGCAAACAGAATATAAAATATTAGGTAGAGACGCAAGATTTTGCGTCTCTACGTCCGTGCCACCCCAAATATCGCTTAAGTTAACGCTTATACCCCATCCTTCCATGGTTCGAACCTGTTCTTTTTAATAGACTTATAAAATCAATTGTATA is part of the Candidatus Jettenia sp. AMX2 genome and harbors:
- a CDS encoding DUF4198 domain-containing protein; this encodes MKKKIMLFCIFMLALPLKVSAHDVWMEKKDGYLVVEYGHPGETGSYDVSKVKEVEVYGTDGKVIQSVIKKDGYPVIIQPKGKAALVSLFFDNGFWIKTGDGWENKSKKELPGTDESFSFYSLKYSKTLLEWCNKFSKPLGTDDLELVPLKNPLTAKAGDILPLKIFLYGKPAEGVLINTGGYHKDDVRTDKNGFAEIQIEETGFQIITASVKIPLEDNTDADILSLSANITFEVP
- a CDS encoding DUF72 domain-containing protein, translated to MIKIGTSGFSFQDWIGTVYPPGIKKGDMLSYYEKHLGFKITEINATYYTIPSPKSFAGMIKKTSSDFDFTVKAHKSLTHEIRENNTGKFIDNKEAFERFLYSIGPLQKEGRLLAVLAQFPYSFHTTEENYNYIRTFQERLKNLPLVVEFRNGNWHNQKSIAFLKDNHIGYCAVDEPKYKNLMPYNPMVTTDLGYFRFHGRNPRWFQASAAERYDYLYSKEELQSFLPDIENIARSVSKTIVMFNNCHAGKSVINAKQLIDMLRENS
- the proC gene encoding pyrroline-5-carboxylate reductase, which codes for MLKEKIGFIGGGKMGEALCKGIMNARLSEVKNIMMSDVDAGRLNLLRSNIGVTTTQNNKDVASFADILILAVKPQIMHEVLNDVKNAITHRHLVISIAAGIPIRFIESRLQAGSRVIRVMPNTPCLVSASATAFSSGSHATDADAQLVTSLFHAVGKVFRLDEKYLDAVTGLSGSGPAYICMVIEALSDGGVKMGLSRDVATVLAAQTVFGTAKMVLEMGSHPAKIKDDVASPGGTTIEGISKLEEGGLRAALIGAVEAATLKSRKLGELF
- a CDS encoding TonB-dependent receptor: MPSSVHIITKDDIQNMPVRHYLDLFRKTPAIITSHYGQGDIADGFGMRGYESGHGSQIAVYVDGVPVNVPHHSHSHGFADIGWLAPEMIERVEVIKGPFSALYGNFALGGVVNIITKKSDTSHAIKGEAGNYGSYRGSLKISNAEWKPMPFLFHEGYERDGYRDNSDYKRYNFFNKLTVPLWYGQLTARLHGVKREWGAPGYLNVSDVKSGIQKRTDAINKTDGGDSEYFNLVLNYSLTEGEAGFHSTLYVASEDHNRFATFPPSSQRLEHNERRYVGWNFLYNYIPVDTVSVVAGMDGRYDNGNLRRHDTRDRIITATTQDWHIKELSVGLFSQGQYAPADFAKIVGGIRYDHFFYDVENKIRPDNSGTGDTSIVSPKIGFVLTPPENIHLFANKGLGFRSPGVAEMSPQDRDFRNFRLKPARVDTGDVGFDTRFKENET